The following proteins come from a genomic window of Heyndrickxia acidicola:
- a CDS encoding SET domain-containing protein → MIEVKKSPLSDGEFNRGVFATCDIKKGELLHEAPVISYPNEQHQHIEKTILADYAFEYGINHTAILLGYGMLFNHSYEPNATYEINFENHTFDFYAYTDIKAGDEILINYNGDVDDKEKLWFNQD, encoded by the coding sequence ATGATAGAGGTAAAAAAATCTCCACTAAGTGATGGAGAATTTAATCGCGGAGTATTTGCTACATGTGATATTAAAAAAGGAGAGCTTTTACACGAGGCACCTGTAATTTCTTATCCAAATGAACAGCACCAACACATTGAGAAAACCATTCTTGCCGATTACGCTTTTGAGTATGGGATAAATCATACGGCTATTCTCCTTGGTTATGGGATGCTGTTTAACCATTCTTATGAGCCGAATGCCACATATGAAATTAATTTTGAAAATCACACCTTTGACTTCTATGCTTACACTGACATAAAAGCAGGTGACGAGATTTTAATTAATTATAATGGCGATGTTGATGATAAAGAAAAACTGTGGTTTAATCAGGACTAA
- a CDS encoding YfiT family bacillithiol transferase, translated as MNEKYPIGQFQFEGEITPSVREGWIKEIERLPLKLKEAVKDLSDVQLNTPYRNGGWTVWQVVHHVADSHMNAYIRFKLALTEDKPIIKPYEEARWAELADYSLPIDVSLALLDALHERWTALLKDLTLSELKKTFIHPESGEISLEKNIGLYAWHGRHHVAHIESLKTKMGWDN; from the coding sequence ATGAATGAAAAATATCCTATTGGCCAATTTCAATTTGAGGGAGAAATAACTCCATCTGTAAGAGAAGGCTGGATTAAAGAGATAGAGCGTCTGCCCCTAAAGCTAAAGGAAGCCGTTAAAGACTTATCGGATGTACAGCTTAATACCCCATATCGGAACGGGGGATGGACTGTTTGGCAGGTGGTTCACCATGTTGCAGACAGCCATATGAATGCTTACATTCGGTTTAAGCTGGCTCTGACAGAAGACAAACCGATAATTAAACCCTATGAGGAAGCAAGGTGGGCAGAACTCGCTGACTATTCTTTGCCCATAGATGTGTCACTTGCTTTATTGGATGCCCTGCACGAACGCTGGACTGCACTTTTAAAGGATTTGACTTTATCAGAATTAAAAAAGACGTTTATCCATCCAGAATCCGGAGAAATTTCTTTAGAAAAAAATATAGGCTTGTACGCATGGCATGGACGTCATCATGTTGCCCATATTGAATCCTTAAAAACGAAGATGGGTTGGGACAATTAA
- a CDS encoding IDEAL domain-containing protein has translation MKKTDNMSLRIGDWVKGRTHDGEIIQGYLEEVNAIQGFAKVKVIECDNKFRRGKTIEVLEHWIEKIPESSEITEEYIGMLIDLALLTKDEEWFMELALIYKSFKSSQQIKDDLFYLLN, from the coding sequence ATGAAAAAGACTGATAATATGAGCCTTAGAATTGGAGATTGGGTCAAAGGAAGAACGCATGATGGTGAAATAATACAAGGCTATTTAGAAGAAGTAAATGCCATTCAGGGATTTGCTAAGGTAAAAGTAATAGAATGTGATAACAAGTTTAGAAGAGGAAAAACGATAGAAGTCCTTGAACATTGGATTGAAAAAATACCGGAAAGCTCAGAAATTACAGAAGAATATATTGGCATGCTGATCGATTTGGCCTTATTGACCAAGGATGAGGAATGGTTTATGGAGCTGGCATTGATTTATAAATCATTTAAAAGCTCACAGCAAATTAAAGATGACCTGTTTTATCTCTTAAATTAA
- the aroC gene encoding chorismate synthase, whose translation MRYLTAGESHGPKLTAIIEGLPSGLSLTEEDINFELSRRQKGHGRGRRMQIEKDQARITGGVRHARTLGSPLALEVENKDWKHWTKIMGIEALEEGEEEVKRQVTRPRPGHADLVGGIKYGHRDMRNVLERSSARETTVRVAAGAIAKKLLSSLGVEVASHVIEIGGVKATPSQWKNIKELQEKTELSSVRCFEEQAEMEMMEAIDLAKKNGDSIGGIVEVIVEGMPAGVGSYVHYDRKLDAKLAAAIMSINAFKGVEFGLGFEMARMPGSTVHDEILWEKERGYYRDTNRLGGFEGGMTTGMPIVVRGVMKPIPTLYKPLQSVDIESKESFSASIERSDSCAVPAASVVAEAVIAWELAAVIMEQFPSDRMDALKQSIEDLKEYTMLF comes from the coding sequence ATGAGATATCTAACAGCAGGAGAATCGCACGGCCCTAAACTTACAGCCATAATTGAGGGCCTTCCCTCTGGCCTTTCATTAACAGAAGAGGATATTAATTTCGAGCTTTCACGCCGTCAAAAGGGGCACGGGCGGGGAAGAAGAATGCAAATTGAAAAGGATCAGGCAAGAATAACCGGAGGAGTCCGCCATGCACGGACCCTTGGATCTCCTCTGGCTCTGGAGGTTGAGAATAAAGACTGGAAGCACTGGACAAAAATTATGGGGATTGAGGCGCTGGAGGAAGGCGAAGAAGAAGTCAAGCGTCAGGTCACACGGCCAAGACCAGGCCACGCTGATTTAGTGGGCGGCATTAAATATGGACATAGAGATATGAGGAATGTTCTGGAACGGTCATCCGCGCGCGAAACCACTGTAAGAGTTGCCGCTGGAGCAATTGCCAAAAAACTGCTTTCTTCTTTAGGCGTTGAAGTAGCTTCACATGTAATAGAAATTGGCGGAGTAAAAGCAACTCCATCACAATGGAAAAACATAAAAGAACTCCAGGAAAAAACGGAATTGTCTTCCGTACGCTGCTTTGAAGAACAAGCGGAAATGGAAATGATGGAAGCAATTGATCTTGCCAAGAAAAATGGAGACTCCATCGGCGGGATTGTAGAGGTGATTGTGGAAGGAATGCCTGCAGGTGTAGGGAGCTACGTACACTATGATAGGAAACTGGATGCAAAACTTGCCGCTGCCATCATGAGCATTAACGCCTTTAAAGGCGTAGAATTTGGTTTGGGCTTTGAAATGGCTAGAATGCCAGGAAGCACGGTACATGATGAAATTCTTTGGGAAAAAGAAAGAGGATATTATCGGGATACAAACCGTCTGGGCGGCTTCGAAGGCGGAATGACAACGGGGATGCCAATCGTTGTAAGAGGCGTTATGAAGCCAATTCCGACTTTATATAAACCTTTGCAGAGTGTAGACATTGAATCGAAAGAGTCATTTTCCGCCAGTATAGAGCGTTCAGATAGTTGTGCTGTACCAGCAGCCAGTGTGGTAGCTGAAGCTGTTATAGCATGGGAGCTGGCGGCAGTCATCATGGAACAATTTCCGAGTGACCGTATGGATGCTCTTAAACAATCAATTGAAGATCTTAAAGAATATACAATGCTGTTTTAA
- a CDS encoding SDR family oxidoreductase, giving the protein MRLKDKVAIVSGGGSGIGKAAAIKLAKQGAKVCIFDIKQSRAEKAAEEIKAIGGDAFAKEVDIANPEMVESGVKEAAERWGRLDIVFANAGINGTVSPIEDLSPNDWDETLTTNLKGTFLLTKYSIPFLKKNGGSIIITSSVNGNRIFSNIGMSAYSSSKAGQVAFMKMAALELSTYKIRVNAICPGAIDTNIDQNTWPSENLEKVKIPVEFPKGDQPLEGKPGTSEQVADLVLFLSSDDSSHISGTAIFIDGAESLIRG; this is encoded by the coding sequence ATGAGATTAAAGGACAAAGTGGCAATTGTGAGCGGCGGGGGTTCCGGAATTGGAAAAGCAGCAGCAATAAAATTAGCAAAGCAAGGAGCTAAGGTATGCATTTTTGATATCAAACAAAGCCGGGCAGAAAAAGCAGCAGAAGAAATTAAAGCAATCGGAGGAGATGCATTTGCAAAGGAAGTAGATATTGCTAATCCAGAAATGGTCGAAAGCGGTGTAAAAGAAGCCGCGGAACGCTGGGGACGGCTCGATATTGTTTTCGCAAATGCAGGAATTAATGGTACTGTATCCCCTATTGAAGATCTCTCTCCAAATGATTGGGATGAGACCCTTACGACCAATTTAAAAGGAACTTTTCTGTTAACCAAGTATTCCATTCCCTTTTTAAAGAAAAATGGCGGGAGCATCATCATTACAAGCTCTGTGAATGGAAACCGAATCTTCTCTAACATTGGTATGTCTGCGTATAGCAGTTCAAAAGCTGGACAAGTAGCCTTTATGAAGATGGCAGCCCTAGAGCTCTCTACATATAAAATTCGTGTGAACGCCATATGTCCTGGAGCTATTGACACAAACATCGATCAAAATACATGGCCATCTGAAAATTTGGAAAAGGTTAAAATTCCTGTAGAATTTCCTAAGGGAGACCAGCCGTTGGAAGGAAAACCTGGTACTTCGGAGCAAGTTGCAGATCTAGTCCTTTTTCTATCATCTGATGATTCCAGCCATATTAGTGGAACGGCAATTTTCATCGACGGTGCTGAATCTCTTATAAGAGGATAA
- a CDS encoding bifunctional 3-deoxy-7-phosphoheptulonate synthase/chorismate mutase: MMTTELTQLRNQIDEINLEILKLLNKRAEVVQEIGKQKEKQGVNRFDPVRERESLEAILKHHNGPFEAATIQHIFKEIFKASLELQEDDHRKTLLVSRKAKPENTIVNINGEAIGDGEQRFIMGPCAVESYEQVKEVALAMKQQGLTMMRGGAFKPRTSPYDFQGLGVEGLRILRRVANETGMSIISEIVTPEDVETALDYVDVIQVGARNMQNFELLKTVGRTNKPVLLKRGIAATIEEFINAAEYILAQGNGQIILCERGIRTYERATRNTLDISAVPILKKETHLPVVVDVTHSTGRRDLLLPTAKAAMAIGADAVMAEVHPDPAVALSDSAQQMNIPQFHEFMDELKTLKERLSKTLV; this comes from the coding sequence ATGATGACTACAGAATTGACACAATTAAGAAACCAAATTGATGAGATTAATTTAGAGATTCTAAAATTATTAAATAAGCGTGCGGAAGTGGTTCAGGAAATTGGAAAACAAAAGGAAAAACAAGGGGTAAACCGATTTGATCCGGTTAGGGAACGTGAATCTCTTGAGGCTATATTAAAGCATCACAACGGGCCATTTGAAGCAGCAACCATTCAGCATATTTTTAAAGAAATTTTTAAAGCGAGCCTTGAGCTGCAGGAGGACGATCATCGTAAAACGTTGTTGGTGTCCAGAAAGGCAAAGCCGGAAAACACCATTGTAAATATTAATGGAGAGGCCATTGGAGATGGAGAGCAGCGTTTTATCATGGGGCCATGTGCAGTCGAAAGCTATGAACAAGTGAAAGAAGTGGCGCTTGCTATGAAGCAGCAGGGACTTACCATGATGAGGGGCGGAGCATTTAAACCGCGAACATCTCCATATGACTTCCAGGGGCTTGGAGTGGAAGGTCTTCGCATTTTAAGAAGGGTAGCTAACGAAACAGGCATGTCCATCATTAGTGAAATAGTGACACCAGAGGATGTAGAGACGGCTCTTGACTACGTTGACGTTATTCAGGTCGGTGCCAGAAATATGCAAAACTTTGAATTACTTAAAACCGTGGGAAGAACGAATAAGCCTGTTTTATTGAAAAGAGGCATTGCAGCAACTATAGAAGAATTCATTAATGCAGCAGAATACATTCTGGCACAGGGAAATGGACAAATCATCCTTTGTGAACGCGGAATACGAACATATGAAAGAGCGACCAGAAATACACTGGATATTTCTGCAGTGCCTATTTTGAAAAAAGAAACCCATTTACCGGTTGTAGTGGATGTAACTCATTCAACAGGAAGAAGAGATTTACTTCTTCCAACAGCCAAAGCAGCAATGGCCATTGGAGCAGATGCTGTCATGGCAGAGGTTCATCCGGATCCGGCAGTGGCATTATCCGATTCCGCACAGCAAATGAATATTCCACAGTTCCACGAATTTATGGATGAACTGAAAACATTAAAAGAACGATTATCAAAAACACTCGTGTAA
- a CDS encoding MarR family winged helix-turn-helix transcriptional regulator yields the protein MKLKIDQIAGGFIQLLPLVFTKLNKKQLNALDLTHLQAHILEELFQAKEGISITQLGQKINISKQQLTPLITKLAEKKYILKEQNPHDKRAIKLVITERGREKVQERWAAFYHAFTEKIAGVTEEELDDLHYSINKINRIFGRL from the coding sequence ATGAAACTGAAAATAGATCAAATAGCCGGGGGCTTTATACAGCTGCTCCCTCTCGTGTTTACCAAACTAAATAAAAAACAATTAAATGCTTTGGATTTAACACATCTGCAAGCTCATATTTTAGAGGAGTTATTTCAGGCGAAAGAGGGAATTTCCATTACACAGCTTGGCCAAAAAATCAACATATCAAAGCAGCAGTTAACCCCTTTAATTACAAAGCTGGCTGAAAAAAAATATATTTTAAAAGAACAAAATCCCCATGATAAACGTGCAATTAAACTGGTGATCACGGAAAGAGGAAGGGAAAAGGTTCAAGAGCGCTGGGCTGCATTTTATCATGCGTTTACCGAGAAAATTGCGGGGGTTACAGAAGAGGAATTGGATGATCTTCATTACTCAATTAATAAAATAAACCGAATTTTTGGCAGGCTTTGA
- a CDS encoding Fur-regulated basic protein FbpA yields MGNILRKAVEVRRNELINKLITFNLYKKEGRHLFELSLTELEIEYKQALAHTHPHSDMGSIRFSGLKN; encoded by the coding sequence ATGGGAAATATTCTTAGGAAAGCAGTAGAAGTCAGGAGGAATGAATTAATTAACAAGCTTATCACGTTTAATTTGTATAAAAAAGAGGGCAGACATTTGTTTGAATTATCATTAACTGAGTTGGAAATAGAATACAAACAAGCCTTAGCACATACACATCCTCATAGTGACATGGGTTCGATCCGCTTTTCTGGTCTTAAAAATTAA
- a CDS encoding SDR family NAD(P)-dependent oxidoreductase: MNKKTALITGATSGLGYEFVKLFANDGYDLVLVARNNIRLSEIKNSFKNVNVTTIAKDLSIEGAAREVFEQVEQEGILIDILVNNAGFGLKGSFDKLDIQKQLSMIQLNTGALTELTYYFLQKMKQRNSGRILNVASTAAFQPGPLMAVYFATKAYVLSLSEALMEELSGTSITVTALCPGATKTNFGAVANVENSKMFSQAMSAEVVAKQGYAALMNGKRVFVPGGANKAGVLGAKFMPRRLAAKVAKYVAGDK, encoded by the coding sequence ATGAACAAAAAAACGGCTTTAATTACTGGTGCGACAAGCGGATTGGGGTATGAATTTGTAAAGCTATTTGCGAATGATGGCTACGATCTTGTATTAGTTGCACGAAACAACATCAGGCTTAGTGAGATAAAAAATAGCTTTAAAAATGTAAATGTTACTACTATCGCCAAGGACTTAAGCATTGAAGGTGCAGCCAGGGAAGTCTTTGAACAAGTCGAACAGGAAGGTATCTTGATAGACATTCTGGTAAATAATGCTGGATTCGGGCTAAAGGGCAGTTTCGACAAGCTGGACATCCAAAAACAGCTTAGCATGATACAGCTTAATACTGGGGCATTAACTGAGTTAACCTATTATTTTCTTCAAAAAATGAAGCAAAGAAACAGCGGCAGAATATTAAATGTAGCCAGCACGGCTGCGTTTCAGCCAGGACCACTAATGGCCGTTTACTTTGCTACAAAGGCATATGTATTATCTTTGTCCGAGGCACTTATGGAAGAATTATCAGGCACCTCCATTACAGTAACAGCTCTTTGTCCCGGGGCGACCAAAACAAACTTTGGTGCTGTGGCAAATGTCGAGAATTCTAAAATGTTCAGCCAGGCGATGTCTGCAGAAGTAGTGGCAAAACAAGGATATGCTGCATTAATGAACGGAAAAAGGGTGTTTGTTCCTGGAGGAGCAAATAAAGCAGGTGTTCTGGGAGCAAAGTTTATGCCAAGAAGATTAGCGGCAAAAGTGGCGAAATATGTAGCAGGCGATAAATAA
- a CDS encoding YkgJ family cysteine cluster protein has translation MPRKMRDALENQTRFHGTCIFFNTEKDQCGIYVVRPSRCSMFGLYKGMACFRKPELATKNQTAPEKNAGILSIDYTWKDFK, from the coding sequence ATGCCCAGAAAAATGAGAGACGCTTTAGAAAATCAAACGAGATTTCATGGTACCTGTATATTCTTTAACACGGAAAAAGATCAATGCGGTATCTATGTAGTTCGCCCCAGTCGCTGCAGTATGTTTGGACTATATAAAGGGATGGCTTGCTTTCGAAAGCCGGAATTAGCAACAAAAAATCAAACGGCACCAGAAAAAAACGCTGGCATTCTATCTATTGATTATACATGGAAGGATTTCAAATAG
- the pssA gene encoding CDP-diacylglycerol--serine O-phosphatidyltransferase, with product MIYKRSIPNTFTLLNLFFGFLSIMNSAEHDFKNAAILILIGMMLDSMDGRIARMLNAESELGKELDSLADIVTFGVAPAMMSYYSYFKDFGIIGMAIAGLFPLFGAYRLARFNINAMKSTLHYFTGVPITAAGGLLTLFTLFHGSLPSVILPIAFIVLCLLMVSKIKIPSLKEVPLPKYGTIITIFLGYAIYIVFKHEHHKFPYFIYVAIPLYIAFIGYQFVKEKDRRKQKEQ from the coding sequence ATCATTTATAAAAGAAGTATTCCTAATACATTTACATTACTAAATTTATTTTTTGGTTTCTTATCCATCATGAATTCTGCAGAGCACGATTTTAAGAATGCTGCCATTTTGATTCTTATTGGAATGATGCTCGATAGCATGGATGGAAGGATTGCCAGAATGCTAAATGCAGAAAGTGAACTGGGTAAAGAGCTGGACTCACTTGCAGATATTGTGACCTTTGGAGTAGCCCCCGCAATGATGTCCTATTATTCATATTTTAAGGATTTTGGCATTATCGGCATGGCTATAGCAGGACTGTTCCCATTATTTGGAGCGTACCGACTTGCCCGCTTTAATATTAATGCCATGAAATCAACCCTTCACTATTTTACAGGTGTACCCATTACTGCAGCAGGAGGATTATTGACCCTTTTTACCCTGTTCCACGGCAGTCTGCCTTCAGTCATTCTTCCAATTGCATTCATAGTTCTTTGCCTTCTAATGGTCAGCAAAATTAAAATTCCAAGTTTGAAAGAAGTTCCTCTCCCAAAATATGGAACAATCATTACCATCTTTTTGGGATACGCGATTTACATTGTGTTCAAACACGAACACCATAAATTTCCATATTTTATTTATGTTGCGATTCCTCTTTATATTGCCTTTATTGGATATCAATTTGTTAAAGAAAAGGATAGGCGCAAACAAAAAGAGCAGTGA
- a CDS encoding ArsR/SmtB family transcription factor, with the protein MGQQAIEIFRDCIPLFNALSDPARQDIILLLAEKEPLSVNEIAEASNLSRPAISHHLKILRDNHLVSIEQKGTQRYYSLSLNESVHQLKQLIRVVEEECIVDHS; encoded by the coding sequence ATGGGACAACAAGCAATTGAAATTTTTCGGGATTGTATTCCGTTATTTAATGCATTAAGCGACCCTGCCAGACAGGATATCATTCTGCTTTTGGCTGAAAAAGAGCCCTTAAGCGTAAATGAAATTGCCGAAGCATCTAATCTATCACGGCCGGCCATTTCCCACCATTTAAAGATCCTTCGTGATAACCACCTGGTTTCAATTGAACAGAAGGGAACACAGCGCTACTACTCATTATCCTTGAATGAAAGTGTACATCAATTAAAGCAGCTGATTAGGGTTGTAGAGGAAGAATGTATTGTTGATCATTCTTAA
- a CDS encoding MFS transporter, which yields MEKQNSKYRWAVFAFVLFAYLFIVSQRTAPGLISNQLMHEFHLTAAVIGLLASIQFLAYAGLQIPIGILSDRFGPNGFLIGGTLVNGIGTVLYSLAPDETVLLAARLLVGIGDAAIWINLVLILSQWFKAQEFVSLLGWAGVTGSVGFLTATVPFSLWIAQSGWRIPFLTVGILLCLIGCTLYFILIRKPNQLFKKEEPVDSRSLKKEEKLEKTLSILIRLFSSRQAWATFFCHFGLVGTYVGFIGSWAVPYGMSIFRMSRTGASQLIMIGLIGAIVGAPLITWISSRTGSIKRPYLLVQSIVFFSWAGFVLFNGKPPFFMLVILFLIIGFGNGASTLTFAVVRQSFPIKEVGVVSGFANTGGFLSAVLLPSLFGKVLDFFQHAPQTVGYHYGFIIPLLFSLFSVAGGILIKEKSKKQGNAGSSAV from the coding sequence TTGGAAAAACAAAATAGCAAGTACCGTTGGGCAGTCTTTGCCTTTGTATTGTTTGCTTATCTTTTTATTGTAAGCCAAAGGACTGCACCGGGGCTTATATCAAATCAATTAATGCATGAGTTTCACCTGACCGCAGCTGTCATAGGGCTGCTTGCAAGTATTCAATTTTTGGCATATGCGGGTTTGCAAATACCAATTGGAATATTATCCGATCGTTTCGGCCCGAACGGTTTCTTAATAGGTGGAACGCTTGTAAATGGAATTGGGACCGTTCTCTATAGTCTGGCACCCGATGAAACAGTCCTTCTTGCCGCAAGACTTTTGGTGGGAATAGGGGACGCAGCCATATGGATTAATCTTGTGTTAATTTTAAGTCAATGGTTCAAAGCTCAGGAATTTGTCAGTCTTTTAGGCTGGGCAGGTGTAACGGGAAGCGTGGGATTCCTTACAGCCACTGTCCCTTTTTCATTATGGATTGCACAATCTGGGTGGAGAATTCCCTTTTTGACAGTGGGAATTCTGCTATGCCTTATAGGCTGTACGCTTTATTTTATTCTTATAAGAAAGCCAAATCAATTGTTTAAAAAAGAAGAACCTGTGGATTCTCGTTCTTTAAAAAAGGAAGAGAAGCTAGAAAAAACCCTCTCCATTTTAATCCGGTTATTTTCAAGCCGACAGGCATGGGCGACATTTTTCTGCCATTTTGGCTTAGTTGGTACTTATGTAGGGTTTATTGGCTCTTGGGCAGTGCCTTATGGGATGTCGATATTCAGAATGTCAAGAACTGGAGCAAGCCAGTTAATTATGATTGGATTAATAGGTGCGATAGTGGGAGCTCCGTTAATAACCTGGATTTCAAGCCGGACAGGTTCTATTAAACGCCCTTATTTGCTGGTACAGAGTATCGTTTTTTTCAGTTGGGCAGGGTTTGTTTTATTTAATGGAAAACCTCCGTTTTTTATGCTTGTCATCCTTTTCTTAATCATTGGTTTTGGCAATGGGGCCAGTACACTTACATTTGCGGTTGTCCGACAGTCATTTCCTATCAAAGAGGTTGGGGTTGTTTCCGGTTTTGCAAATACTGGCGGATTTTTAAGTGCTGTTTTACTTCCAAGCTTATTTGGAAAAGTACTTGATTTTTTTCAGCATGCTCCCCAAACAGTAGGCTACCATTACGGATTTATTATTCCTTTATTATTTTCGTTGTTCAGTGTAGCTGGTGGAATACTGATAAAGGAAAAGAGCAAGAAACAAGGCAATGCAGGCAGCTCAGCTGTATAA
- a CDS encoding ring-cleaving dioxygenase, translating to MNQLKGIHHVTAITSSAEKNYEFFTFVLGMRLVKKTVNQDDIQTYHLFFADDTGSPGTDMTFFDFPGIPKGVHGTNEISKTSFRVPSDAAIDYWLNRFERLKVKNSGIKEQFGTKTLSFVDFDDQQYQLISDEKNEGVKAGIPWQNGPIPLEYAITGLGPIFVRVANVDYFKEMLEKVLQFKEIAKEGAFHLFEVGEGGNGAQIVAEHNVILPEGRQGYGTVHHAAFRVENRSVLEEWIKRMHSFGFQTSGYVNRYFFESLYARVAPQILFEFATDGPGFMGDEPYETLGEKLSLPPFLEAKREEIERMVRPINTVRSTIDFTKESF from the coding sequence ATGAACCAATTAAAAGGCATTCACCATGTTACAGCTATAACCAGCAGTGCGGAAAAGAATTATGAATTTTTTACATTTGTATTAGGTATGCGATTAGTAAAGAAAACTGTCAATCAGGATGATATTCAGACCTATCATTTGTTTTTTGCTGATGATACAGGGAGCCCTGGAACAGATATGACCTTTTTTGATTTTCCGGGAATTCCAAAAGGTGTCCATGGAACAAATGAAATATCCAAAACCTCTTTCAGGGTTCCAAGCGATGCGGCTATTGACTATTGGCTGAATCGTTTTGAACGTCTTAAAGTAAAGAACAGTGGAATCAAAGAGCAGTTTGGCACAAAAACACTTTCATTTGTTGATTTTGACGATCAGCAATACCAGCTGATATCAGATGAAAAAAATGAAGGTGTCAAAGCAGGTATTCCTTGGCAAAATGGTCCTATCCCGCTTGAATATGCGATTACTGGTCTTGGCCCCATTTTTGTGAGAGTGGCTAATGTGGATTATTTTAAAGAAATGCTTGAGAAGGTGCTTCAATTTAAAGAGATTGCGAAAGAAGGAGCGTTTCATTTATTTGAGGTAGGGGAAGGCGGCAATGGCGCCCAAATTGTTGCAGAGCATAATGTCATCCTGCCTGAGGGTCGCCAAGGGTACGGTACTGTTCATCATGCAGCATTCCGGGTAGAAAACAGGTCCGTATTAGAAGAGTGGATTAAGCGAATGCATAGCTTTGGTTTTCAAACATCCGGCTACGTTAACCGTTATTTCTTTGAATCGCTTTATGCACGGGTAGCTCCGCAAATTTTATTTGAGTTTGCAACGGATGGTCCTGGTTTTATGGGAGACGAGCCGTATGAGACACTTGGAGAAAAATTATCCCTGCCTCCATTTTTAGAGGCAAAACGTGAAGAGATTGAACGTATGGTTCGGCCGATTAACACGGTTAGGAGTACAATAGACTTCACTAAGGAATCATTTTAA